One region of Jatrophihabitans cynanchi genomic DNA includes:
- a CDS encoding ABC transporter permease, with the protein MRTLTALGNEAYKGLLHAWSERLQILIELPFFALFVLLLGPLLGHGRQIAAGHVHWSLSSATTTVLVLWFVPFIFFYMQVVKLFWRLLAEIQTGTIEQVYLAPLPSWLVVAAGRIVAATVETVLVAGATYGIVSPFVPIHLHWTPAALVPAAAIMISGVGLSLIVAGATLVWKRIQLVNDTVLMLVMLFSAAAVPLIAVPAWWADTARAFPLTAGIASLNNLMLDHRSISQTWGTGGLVPLMVTAAGYLAAGILAFRLGDHTAKRRGSLARY; encoded by the coding sequence ATGCGCACGCTCACCGCGCTCGGCAATGAGGCCTACAAGGGCTTGCTGCACGCCTGGTCGGAACGGCTGCAGATCCTCATCGAACTGCCGTTCTTCGCACTGTTTGTCCTGCTGCTCGGCCCGCTGCTCGGCCACGGCCGCCAGATCGCCGCCGGGCACGTGCACTGGTCACTGTCCAGCGCCACCACGACCGTGCTGGTGCTGTGGTTCGTCCCGTTCATTTTCTTCTACATGCAGGTCGTCAAACTGTTCTGGCGCCTGCTCGCCGAGATCCAGACCGGCACCATCGAGCAGGTCTACCTCGCCCCGCTGCCGTCCTGGCTGGTCGTCGCCGCCGGACGCATCGTCGCCGCCACCGTCGAGACGGTCCTGGTCGCCGGCGCCACGTACGGCATCGTGTCGCCCTTCGTCCCCATCCACCTGCACTGGACGCCGGCCGCCCTGGTGCCAGCCGCAGCGATCATGATCAGCGGCGTCGGACTGTCCCTGATCGTCGCCGGCGCCACCCTGGTGTGGAAACGCATCCAGCTCGTCAACGACACCGTGCTCATGCTCGTGATGCTGTTCAGCGCCGCCGCCGTCCCACTCATCGCGGTACCCGCCTGGTGGGCGGACACCGCGCGGGCCTTTCCGCTCACCGCCGGCATCGCCAGCCTCAACAACCTCATGCTCGACCACCGCTCGATCAGCCAAACCTGGGGAACGGGCGGGCTCGTGCCGCTGATGGTCACCGCCGCCGGCTACCTCGCCGCCGGGATCCTCGCCTTCCGCCTCGGCGACCACACCGCCAAACGCCGCGGCAGCCTCGCCCGCTACTAA
- the merB gene encoding organomercurial lyase encodes MTTPTDPTTRSVDAAAFRRLLHTGEPATTTQLADDLQQPEATVQAAIDELHRQGQLRLDDDGRILGSAGLSIRPDRHEIHLNGRQFWTWCAYDFFGIFAALDASGHATTVTPDTGQTVRIDFRHGLPDAAEFVLFLPADDPTCSADAYDAWCPHSNLFHSADAARKWAADRGVTGHVLTAAEATERGARAWRPVAGSSR; translated from the coding sequence GTGACTACGCCCACCGACCCGACCACCCGTAGCGTCGACGCAGCCGCGTTCCGCCGCCTCCTGCACACCGGCGAACCGGCCACGACCACCCAACTCGCCGACGACCTCCAACAACCCGAGGCGACCGTGCAGGCCGCGATCGATGAATTGCACCGGCAAGGCCAACTACGTCTCGATGACGACGGGCGCATCCTCGGCTCGGCCGGACTGAGCATTCGACCCGACCGGCACGAAATCCACCTCAACGGACGCCAGTTCTGGACCTGGTGCGCCTACGACTTCTTCGGCATCTTCGCCGCCCTCGACGCCAGCGGCCACGCCACCACCGTCACCCCCGACACCGGTCAGACCGTCCGGATCGACTTCCGCCACGGCCTACCCGACGCCGCGGAGTTCGTGCTGTTCCTGCCTGCCGACGACCCCACCTGCAGCGCCGACGCCTACGACGCGTGGTGCCCGCACAGCAACCTGTTCCACAGCGCTGACGCTGCCCGCAAGTGGGCCGCCGACCGCGGCGTCACCGGGCACGTACTCACGGCGGCTGAGGCGACCGAGCGCGGCGCGCGTGCGTGGCGACCGGTCGCCGGGTCATCGCGATAG
- a CDS encoding ABC transporter ATP-binding protein produces MTGTPTDHRTDANTPAAQTARLGSAAAAIEIAALSKIYRNKLVAVDDVTLSIAAGTVFGLLGPNGAGKTTTIKMIAGLITPTTGRIQLGGFDVSRQRSQAVRQIGAVLEGSRNVYWPLSAWQNLLYFGRLKGLRSAGIKPRAQQLLTDLGLWGRRHDPVGSYSRGMQQKVAIAAALITDPPIILLDEPTLGLDVEAARTVRDWITHLAREEGKTIVLTTHQLDIAQQLADRIAVIRSGSVIADLPTRELLARYAEDRVEVRVAGSLNGILLPAGVIAEPEHGATRIIVPSTRTSDVYAVLRRLEAGNIAIVSMTQAQPSLEEIFLRLIGDRA; encoded by the coding sequence GTGACCGGCACCCCGACCGATCACCGCACCGACGCGAACACCCCGGCCGCGCAAACCGCACGGCTCGGGTCCGCGGCTGCTGCGATCGAGATCGCCGCGCTCAGCAAGATCTACCGCAACAAGCTCGTCGCGGTCGACGATGTGACGCTGTCGATTGCCGCCGGGACCGTGTTCGGTCTGCTCGGCCCGAACGGCGCGGGCAAGACCACCACGATCAAGATGATCGCCGGGCTGATCACGCCGACCACCGGCCGGATCCAGCTGGGCGGCTTCGACGTGAGCAGGCAGCGCAGCCAGGCGGTGCGCCAGATCGGCGCGGTGTTGGAGGGTTCACGCAACGTGTACTGGCCGTTGTCGGCGTGGCAGAACCTGCTGTACTTCGGCCGCCTCAAAGGGTTGCGCAGCGCGGGCATCAAGCCGCGCGCGCAGCAGCTGCTCACCGACCTCGGCCTGTGGGGCCGCCGGCACGACCCGGTCGGCTCGTACTCGCGCGGCATGCAGCAGAAGGTGGCCATCGCGGCCGCGTTGATCACCGACCCGCCGATCATCTTGCTCGATGAGCCCACCCTTGGCCTGGACGTGGAGGCGGCGCGCACGGTGCGTGACTGGATCACGCACCTGGCTCGCGAGGAGGGCAAGACGATCGTGCTCACCACGCACCAGCTCGACATCGCGCAGCAGCTGGCTGACCGGATCGCGGTCATCCGCAGTGGATCGGTTATCGCCGATTTGCCCACCCGCGAATTGCTCGCCCGCTACGCCGAAGACCGCGTCGAAGTGCGCGTCGCCGGATCACTGAACGGGATCTTGCTTCCTGCCGGGGTCATCGCCGAACCGGAGCACGGCGCCACGCGCATCATCGTGCCCAGCACGCGGACCAGCGACGTCTACGCGGTGCTGCGTCGGCTCGAGGCCGGCAACATCGCGATCGTGTCGATGACCCAGGCACAGCCCAGCCTGGAGGAGATCTTCCTGCGACTGATCGGCGATCGGGCGTGA
- a CDS encoding MerR family transcriptional regulator, giving the protein MTGVTRTMTVGELSRRTGVSNKALRDYTDWGLINTLGRSGANYRLYDEQALHCVHLIAEMRGLGLTLAEIRALARSYPDENGQFVGPRLAQRLRTARARVEAQIACLEQTRSRIDAFESTHRALLGGRCGSDARRLEGEACACA; this is encoded by the coding sequence ATGACCGGCGTGACGAGGACGATGACGGTCGGTGAGCTGTCCCGTCGCACCGGTGTGTCGAACAAGGCGCTGCGTGACTACACCGACTGGGGGCTGATCAACACCCTCGGGCGCAGCGGCGCGAACTACCGCCTCTACGACGAGCAGGCGCTGCACTGCGTGCACCTGATCGCCGAAATGCGCGGCCTCGGGCTCACCCTCGCCGAAATCCGCGCGTTGGCCCGCAGCTATCCGGACGAGAACGGGCAGTTCGTTGGTCCGCGGCTGGCGCAGCGGCTGCGCACCGCACGGGCCCGCGTGGAGGCTCAGATCGCCTGCCTGGAGCAGACGCGCTCCCGCATCGACGCGTTCGAGTCCACGCACCGGGCCCTCCTGGGCGGTCGGTGCGGCAGTGATGCGCGGCGGCTCGAAGGCGAGGCGTGCGCCTGCGCTTGA
- a CDS encoding DUF4244 domain-containing protein gives MELLTRIAQRAKAIRQSVEAGMTTAEYAVGTVAPVGRLIRSQRPVFTGLHCALLRGVGPFRAAWLGRL, from the coding sequence ATGGAACTCTTAACCCGAATTGCCCAGCGGGCAAAGGCGATCAGGCAGTCGGTCGAGGCCGGGATGACCACCGCGGAGTATGCGGTGGGCACCGTCGCTCCCGTAGGACGTCTTATCCGCAGTCAGAGGCCCGTATTCACGGGGCTGCACTGCGCTCTCCTACGTGGTGTGGGGCCGTTTCGGGCCGCCTGGCTGGGTCGCTTGTGA
- a CDS encoding pentapeptide repeat-containing protein: MSAPVAAPELVADCSRCAGLCCVALPFARSADFAIDKPAGTPCPNLQPDFGCAIHAELRPRGFSGCVTFDCFGAGQRVSQVIFGEPDWRSDRARARAMFAAFDTVRQLHELLWYLTQAVGLASAGGRAEVEALRAEVAALAAGPADRLAEVDVGGLRERVGPVLELVSAATRAEVRRGKPDRRGADLAGARLRAADLSGVSLRGALLIATDLRNADLRGADLLGADLRNADLSGADLFGALYVSQSQLNAARGDAHTRIPSALARPAHW, from the coding sequence ATGAGCGCGCCGGTGGCTGCGCCGGAACTGGTCGCCGACTGCAGCCGGTGCGCCGGGTTGTGCTGCGTGGCGCTGCCGTTCGCCCGCTCGGCCGACTTCGCGATCGACAAGCCGGCCGGCACGCCGTGCCCCAACCTGCAGCCGGACTTCGGTTGCGCGATCCACGCCGAGCTGCGGCCACGCGGCTTCTCCGGCTGCGTCACCTTCGACTGCTTCGGCGCCGGGCAGCGCGTCTCGCAGGTCATCTTCGGCGAACCGGACTGGCGGTCGGATCGCGCCCGGGCACGCGCCATGTTCGCGGCGTTCGACACCGTGCGCCAGTTGCACGAACTGCTCTGGTACCTGACCCAGGCGGTAGGCCTTGCCAGCGCCGGGGGGCGTGCCGAGGTGGAGGCGCTACGCGCCGAGGTCGCCGCCCTGGCCGCCGGGCCGGCCGACCGGCTGGCCGAGGTGGACGTCGGCGGCCTGCGCGAGCGGGTCGGACCCGTGCTCGAGCTCGTCAGCGCGGCGACGCGAGCCGAGGTCCGTCGCGGCAAGCCGGATCGCCGCGGCGCGGACCTGGCCGGCGCGCGGCTACGCGCCGCCGACCTGTCCGGGGTCAGCCTGCGTGGCGCCCTGCTCATCGCGACCGACCTGCGCAACGCCGACCTGCGTGGGGCGGACCTGCTCGGCGCCGACCTGCGCAACGCCGACCTGTCCGGCGCCGACCTGTTCGGCGCCCTGTACGTGAGCCAGTCGCAGCTGAACGCGGCGCGCGGTGATGCGCACACCCGCATCCCGTCCGCCCTCGCCCGTCCCGCGCACTGGTAG
- a CDS encoding MerR family DNA-binding protein, which translates to MRTREVADRAGVNTQTLRYYERRGLLAEPPRSPAGYREYPPTAVQVLRFVKRAQELGFTLTEVEELLELADGGPDSCDAARALAEGHIADLDRKIADLRQMRTSLASLVATCEQPRADRACPMLAAIDADAPLTEVSR; encoded by the coding sequence ATGCGAACCCGCGAAGTCGCCGACCGGGCCGGGGTGAACACCCAGACACTGCGCTACTACGAGCGGCGCGGGCTGCTCGCCGAGCCACCCCGCTCACCGGCGGGCTACCGCGAGTACCCGCCGACCGCGGTGCAGGTGCTGCGCTTCGTCAAACGCGCCCAAGAGTTGGGCTTCACCCTGACCGAGGTCGAGGAGCTGCTCGAGCTGGCAGATGGCGGGCCGGATAGTTGCGACGCCGCCCGGGCGCTGGCTGAGGGCCACATCGCCGACCTGGATCGCAAGATCGCCGACCTGCGCCAGATGCGCACCTCGCTGGCCTCGCTGGTCGCGACCTGCGAGCAGCCACGCGCCGATCGCGCCTGTCCAATGCTGGCCGCGATCGACGCCGATGCCCCGCTCACGGAGGTCTCGCGATGA
- a CDS encoding ABC transporter permease, producing the protein MTVIVLPATSTPRLVGNETLKGLQLAWRRRALLTTFVLMNGITFLGIRLLIGGGHIVTPLLAVTLPALLAYAVAQTAAMQGSGGIAEEINGGTLAQSQLCPASPQRQVLGRLTALTVEGLATAVPLALVFTLGYGVHYRLRPDVLVPAALTVLDGLGYALLIIALTVRVVSIGAITHVFGMVIQFFAGSFVPITVFPHALQFAVKFVPTTLGVQALNTTLAGRGLSAAWANGTVPWLIVHAAVSLTLGWALYARTMRRARREGGL; encoded by the coding sequence GTGACGGTCATCGTGCTGCCGGCGACCAGCACGCCGCGGCTGGTCGGCAACGAGACACTGAAAGGGCTGCAGCTGGCGTGGCGGCGCCGCGCGCTGCTGACCACCTTCGTGCTGATGAACGGGATCACCTTCCTCGGCATCCGGCTGCTCATAGGGGGTGGGCACATCGTCACCCCGCTGCTCGCCGTGACGCTTCCCGCGCTGCTCGCCTACGCGGTCGCGCAAACCGCAGCCATGCAGGGCAGCGGCGGCATCGCCGAGGAGATCAACGGCGGCACGCTGGCCCAGTCGCAACTGTGCCCCGCCTCGCCGCAGCGCCAGGTACTCGGCCGGCTCACCGCCCTGACCGTCGAGGGGCTCGCCACCGCGGTCCCGCTCGCGCTCGTCTTCACGCTCGGCTACGGCGTTCACTACCGACTGCGTCCCGACGTCCTGGTCCCCGCCGCACTGACCGTCCTCGACGGGCTCGGCTACGCGTTGCTGATCATCGCGCTCACCGTGCGGGTGGTCAGCATCGGCGCGATCACGCACGTGTTCGGCATGGTGATCCAGTTCTTTGCCGGCAGCTTCGTGCCGATCACCGTCTTCCCGCACGCCCTGCAGTTCGCGGTCAAGTTCGTCCCGACCACGCTCGGTGTGCAGGCACTCAACACCACGCTGGCCGGACGTGGCCTATCGGCCGCGTGGGCGAACGGCACCGTGCCGTGGCTGATCGTGCATGCCGCTGTGTCGCTCACGCTCGGGTGGGCCTTGTATGCGCGCACCATGCGCCGCGCCCGTCGCGAAGGAGGCCTGTGA
- a CDS encoding thioredoxin family protein has product MRVEVLHVADCPNTAVITRRLATLIAERSDVTLVHRVIRDEAAAVARGMTGSPTLLVDGIDPFAAGHPASLSCRLYTDESGTVSGAPSLTQLRTVLDGAVEATP; this is encoded by the coding sequence ATGAGGGTGGAGGTGCTGCACGTGGCCGACTGTCCCAACACCGCCGTGATCACCCGACGGCTCGCAACACTGATCGCCGAGCGCAGTGACGTCACGCTCGTGCACCGGGTGATCCGGGACGAGGCTGCGGCGGTCGCACGCGGGATGACCGGTTCCCCCACCCTGCTCGTCGACGGAATCGACCCGTTCGCCGCCGGGCATCCGGCGAGCCTGTCCTGCCGGCTCTACACCGACGAATCGGGGACCGTCTCCGGGGCGCCGTCGCTGACCCAGCTGCGGACCGTGCTAGACGGCGCAGTGGAGGCGACGCCATGA
- a CDS encoding MFS transporter — protein sequence MNKRGVAIMSLAHVVDDSYQGAVPALLPFFVAERHYSYAAVSGLTLAATLLSSVAQPAFGWWTDRRPRRWLIGAGILTAAAGVGLAGLFANYAITWFVIALSGLGIAAFHPSAARAARQAAGNSNRAMSVFAVGGNAGFALGSLIATPVLLVVGLRGTVLLVLPAVAMVTILAARLTSTLDGPSGGRRSLLPTGEDDWPAFVRLTTVVVVRAVVFFGLTSFLALYFIHGLHTSKAVGGAALSTLLVAGAVGTLLGGWLADRAGRLITIRTGLACAIPAIAGLVLVSSVPVAFVFATLVGIALYMPFSVFVMLGQDYLPNRIGTASGVTVGLAVSVGGLFSPLLGWLADSTSLRLTIAVLMVLPALGLLLSLPMHEPVGHAGPIGDDAAAAIGDAAETADSAGVLGPDADRSR from the coding sequence GTGAACAAGCGCGGCGTCGCGATCATGAGCCTCGCCCACGTCGTCGACGACTCCTACCAGGGCGCCGTGCCCGCGCTCCTTCCGTTCTTCGTCGCGGAGCGGCACTACAGCTACGCCGCGGTGTCCGGACTGACCCTGGCCGCGACGCTGCTCTCGTCGGTCGCGCAACCGGCGTTCGGCTGGTGGACCGACCGGCGCCCCCGCCGATGGCTGATCGGTGCCGGCATCCTGACGGCGGCAGCCGGGGTAGGACTGGCCGGCCTGTTCGCGAACTACGCGATCACCTGGTTCGTGATCGCCCTCTCCGGGCTCGGGATCGCCGCGTTCCACCCGTCCGCAGCGCGCGCGGCCCGGCAGGCGGCGGGCAACAGCAACCGGGCGATGAGTGTGTTCGCGGTGGGCGGCAACGCCGGGTTCGCCCTCGGCTCGCTCATCGCCACGCCCGTCCTGCTGGTCGTCGGGTTGCGCGGCACCGTGCTCCTGGTGCTTCCCGCGGTCGCGATGGTGACGATCCTGGCCGCGCGCCTGACCTCGACGCTCGACGGACCGTCCGGCGGGCGACGCTCGCTGCTGCCCACCGGCGAGGACGACTGGCCGGCCTTCGTGCGCCTGACCACGGTCGTCGTCGTGCGCGCCGTGGTGTTCTTCGGCCTGACCTCGTTCCTGGCGCTGTACTTCATCCACGGCCTGCATACGTCCAAGGCGGTCGGCGGCGCGGCGCTGTCGACCTTGCTCGTCGCCGGCGCGGTGGGCACGTTGCTCGGCGGCTGGCTGGCCGATCGGGCCGGCCGCCTGATCACCATCCGGACCGGGCTGGCGTGCGCGATCCCGGCGATCGCCGGGCTGGTGCTCGTCTCCAGCGTGCCGGTCGCGTTCGTCTTCGCGACGCTCGTGGGTATCGCGCTCTACATGCCGTTCAGCGTGTTCGTCATGCTCGGCCAGGACTATCTGCCCAACCGGATCGGCACCGCGAGCGGAGTGACGGTCGGGCTGGCGGTGAGCGTCGGCGGCCTGTTCAGCCCACTGCTCGGCTGGCTGGCCGACAGCACCAGCCTCCGGTTGACGATCGCGGTGCTCATGGTGCTGCCCGCGCTCGGGTTGCTGTTGTCGCTGCCGATGCACGAGCCGGTCGGGCACGCCGGGCCGATCGGCGACGATGCGGCCGCCGCGATCGGCGATGCGGCTGAGACAGCCGACTCCGCCGGGGTGCTGGGCCCGGACGCCGACCGGTCGAGGTGA